In the genome of Lactuca sativa cultivar Salinas chromosome 3, Lsat_Salinas_v11, whole genome shotgun sequence, the window tcatatgtgattagatacgtataatcacatgtgattaaatacaggagaacaactattgaattgagaacacgaaaatgaatattgtccacataaatcatatgcgattagatacatataataatatgtgattatgtgtatctaatcacatatgatttatgtggctaagattcatttttgcgttctcgattcaataattgttttttttcactttaatcatatgtgattaaatacattttatttgaaaaaaaacgaatattctctatataaatcacatgtgattagatacatacaatcacatgtaattatacacgataacaaatattgaaccaagaacacgaaaacaaatctttatccaaattaatcatatgtgattaaatacatctaatcacatatgatttatgtggatacAATTCAGTTTTGCTTTGTCGATTCAATAGTTTTTCTCATTTATTTTATCAAATGTGATTATATGCATAATCGCATGTGATAAAGTACATGtgcacaactattgaatcgagaaggcAAAAATGACTCTTGtccacctcaaatcatatgtgattatatacatataatcacatgtgattatatgtatccaatcatatttgatttaTGTGGATTAGATTCATTGTCACATTCTCGATTCAGTAATTTTTGTTTGTCAACagtaatcacatgttattaaatacatataatcacatgtgattatatgtatctaatcacatatgatttatatggacaaaaaataatgatgtatatataaatcatatgtgattagatacgtataatcacatatgattatatacacgagaacaactattgaatcgagaacacaaagataaatattgtccacatatatcatatgtgattaaatgcatataatcacatgtgattatatgtatctaatcacatagaaCTTATGTGGAAAGTATTTATTTCCGCGTTCTCAATTCAGTTGTTGTTCTTATGTATTTAATTACattagattatatgtatctaataagATATGATTTATaaggacaatattcattttcacaTTCTTGTTCAATAGTTATTCTTAtacatttagtcacatatgatttctgtacacaagattcattttcgcgtttttgattcaatagtttttctttttccacttaatcatatgtgattaaatacatacaatcacatacgattaaatacataagaaaatattgaaTCAAAAATGCGAAAACaaatattatcaatataaatcatatgtgatttgatacatataatcacatgtgattaagtacatgagtacaactattgatttgagaaagaaataatgaatattgcccacataaatcatatataattaggtacatataatcacatgtgattgtatgtatttaatcacatatgatttttgtggacaatatttatttttgcatttttaattaaatagttggtctcatgtatttaatcacacaCGATTTATGTGAAAAAGATTTGTTTTCACGTTCTTGTttcaataaatcatatgtgatgaaatatatataatcacatgtaattatatacaTGAGAACACctattgaatcaagaacattCAAACAAATTTATGTCTACATTAATCATAAGTGATTAAATATATGAGAAAAACTATtgaaacaaaaaatcaaaaatgaatattgtataggtaaatcatatgtgattggatacatataatcacatgtgattatacatatctaatcacatatgattaaagttgacaaaaaataattattgaatcgagaatgcAATAAtgacatatgtgattaaatatatctaatcacatttgattaactatatctaatcacatgtgattatatgtatttaatcacatgatttatatgaacaaaaaagaatattgtccatataaatcatatgtgattaaatacaaataatcacatgtgattatatacacataatcacaggtggtggtggtggtggtgtgtaGTGATGTTTGGTGGTGGtaggtggtaggtggtggtggtggtggtgaaggttgTTGGGGGTGACATGTAGGGTGGTGATTATAGTGAGTGGAAGGTGGCAGTAGCaagtggtggtgatggatggTGGGGATGGGTGAAGatgataggtggtggtggtgggtgggtggCGGTTGGTGGTGAGGGTGGTGATAATGTATGTTGGTTTTGgtgggtgatgggtggtggtgataggtggtgggGGGAGGAAATGGTGGTAGTGGTGATGGATGGTGGCTAGTGGTTGGTGGTAATGGCAGGTGGTGGTAATAATGGTGGGTAGTGGGATGATGGTAGTGATGAGTGGTAGAGGTGGGtgggtggtggttttggtgggtggtgggtagGGATGATGGAGGCAGGTAATGGTGACGGGTGGtggatggaggtggtggtgaagaatggtggtgatgggtggtgatgggtggtgataggtggtgatggtggtaaGTGATGGTTGGTGGTGATGGGTGATTGAGGTGGGTGGAgaaggtggtgatgggtggtggaaaTAGATGGTAATGATTGTGGCGGGTGCTGGTTTTTGTGGGTGATGGGTGGGGGTGGTGGTAGCAGGTGGTGGTGGAAGTGGGTGGTGGTAGTCGGTAGTGATGAGTGGTGGTGCATGGTGGTGggtgtggtggttggtggtggtgggtggtaggtagtggtggtggcgggtggtggtggttggtggtggtgatgggtggtaggtaatggtggtggcgggtggtggtggtaggtggCAGGTGCTGGTtatggtgggtggtgatggtggtgacggGTGTTGGGTGTGGCAGGTGGTGGTTTGGGTGGGTGGTGGTGAAggatggtggtgatgggtggtggtggtggtggttggtggtggaggatggtggttggtggtggtggtaattgATGATTGAGGTGGGtgggggtggtggtgatgggtggtggaggtaggtggtgatggtggtttTAGTGGTGATGGTTGGGGGTGGTGTTAGCgggtgatgatggtggtgaaCGGTGCTTGTCGTGGCGGGTGCTgataggtggtggtggcgggtggtggtgatagATGATTGAAGTGGGtgagggtggtggtgatgggtgatgGAGATAGGTGGTGATGGGTGATGGAGGtaggtggtgatggttgtggtgggtggtggttctGGTGGGTGATGGGTGGGTTTGGTGGTAACGggcggtggtggaggtgggtggtggttgtCGGTAGTGATGAGTGGTGGTGCATGGTGATGggtgtggtggttggtggtggtgggtgtggtggttggtggtggtggcgagtggtgatgggtggtgagtggttttggTTAGTGagtttttttaattgtttgtaacaatTGAttgatttttatgaatattattttatagttttaattaaaaagattatgtggtccaaatttgttctcaaatgttcCCGCAATAAGAAATGTTCTCGATTGAATGATCCCctacccctttcacaagtaccagtgaagggtgacttggtcatttgTCCAAGCAAAGAAGATTCACAAGTGTCCTCCGaatttaagtcgaatgactccaacacaccggccttttggagttggcctatgcgcttcttgttgacatgtccaagacgacaatgccacaagcatgctttgtccaaattATTAtacgaatcaatatgcaacacattatttcctaggttgtctacaaccatcacagtttcatataccccattacaaggcaatgctttaaaataaaatacaccattataaaaagcattaatagaaccaatttcattatcaaatgaaaatctaaaaccttgtttgtacaaaccatgaaaggaaataatgtttctcgccatatcggacgagtaacaacaattattcaaatctaaatctaacccactactaatcaataaagaataaactccaatcttggtgacatgcgacattttcctattccccatgatcaagttcatcttccagTGCTCCACATCcatacttcttcttagaccctgcaaatcagaacaaatatggaaaccacaacctgtatcaaggacccaaaactggaatgtgatgagttattagatagaatagtgtaaatacctacatgggtgggctttatcttcctatCTTTGACAACATGCAAGTATTTGCGGCAGCTTCGCTTCTAGTTCCCtttatcatgacaatagaagcactcaACTTCTTTTGGATTGGTAGAGGGATTAACAGAACcaaatttggtcccactagaagaggatccatcatgagactttcccttgcggctcttagaaggttccttcctcttcttccctttcccatgtccaattgctcGAACCGGGGTAgtagcagtaggagtaggagtagatacaacatattttccttttagactactttcagcagttctcaaaaggccttgaagcttacttagagtgacctcctccttatttatatgataattaatatgAAATTGATCACAACAAGGAGGCAAAGAGTGTAGGATAATatcaatggccaactcttcatcgaagttcacattcaacttaacaagcggtccacaaacctttgcattttctgcaagtgagtcgtgatggactctccatccttcatctttgttgtaATCATGGAGGCGATGATTTCATACatttcttgacgagcactttgatggtatctttccatcaattcttggtgcatctcgaaagggtagtagtcctcataggacttttgaagttcTGTTGTCATAgtggcaagcatgatacaagacacctttatggcatccttctcatgtgccctatactcaacaacctcttcaggagtagcagtggcttcatcaatctccttaagctctttgtcgagaacatattccttgtcctcatagcgagtgaccatcctaatgttccgaatccaatcattgaagttcgaACCATCAATgatgaccctcccacacaagttcatgagggaaaaagAGCCCAAAAGGTTTGAGCCAtaagcagtgttggaagacatctggaaaagaaatacaaagtttagattagataagaatccttaatataacaccaaaatGAAACACTACGTCTAGaaaccaacacaatattttacaattcggaagaaggatgccataatccaactgcaaaatatttgaaggtaagtaaatgacgatttacaaatttccaccatgaaaaatgaaattaattATTAAGTTATAATAGAATTTAAATtcctatattcttttgagattcattgaacttttcaatggcatgtttaaatctcgattatgcccttcaagtttgtgactgggataccgaggatcacaaacaaggtgtgaataaccatgcaaatgtgcttggtactcttgatgtcatttataacctaatcaatgtgtcggttaaccacacacgctccattgatctatgacaaacatcaaacTACCCTTTGttacccttactagtccaagttagtgtgccggttcaccacacacactccactaatgacttggcaatgtgcaaagtgcaatttcatggaatagcatcattttcacatttttcctaaagtaactaagattgagaattttataaaacatttagttactttataattatcattatacttttaatgaaaattaatgtcttatcctacccgttcggctaacgacccttcactaatcaaggaaacggtgggtgagagtggacacccattaaaccaccattttataggcagtatccttaaaccccttatagaccagcttcgtgaatgaggccaactGACGATAAGActaacttgtcttatacatatatatatatatatatatatatatatatatatatatatatataattattatacttataatattataatagtataagggttgaattttaacttttaaaattttaaggtttggaattaaatgtttcataagtgagactttacaaattccaaaacttgagggcaagtcttgAAACACTTCAAAACTTTTAGGTTTCAATAACTTATGAGTGAATATATTTTAATGAATGAGACTCTTGATGTTCCATAACTTtatgacaagttatggagttctttaaaaaacatttagatcaattttaattaataacattatcatataatttatcattgatctaatctaactcataaGGCAAGGCAACTCaaatcaaataataaaaataatcaacttattttcttaaaatttgataattgtcctttaattggatgaggataatcactaccatatcagaaaaaaccgagttttatgatacaaaacagtttgCGGTAAtaatcctaatccaattctggccaaaaggCTCAAAAATCTGCAAGCAGAAggttctactcgacgagtgcatgaactggactcgtcgagttgccagtctgtgagtgaactcgtcgagtcagatcattggactcgtcaagttcatcagtcagaggccagaAAAATGACTTTTTCAGCTTTAAAAAAACAACCAAGcatcaatataacaaaaaacaatcctaagctctgataccactgatgagttttgagcactataacatccctatggtgcacatacaaccctaatgctttggatctaagttttctctagttatacatgcaataaaaaattttccaaagcatgaagcctaaactagcatacaacttgatatatgaatcataaaaactagttagaagattaccttttgttgtagcttattgtctttggcctttaagaacttagcacctcaagtgtgatgcctcaaatggttcacaaaacaccaccaataattggagaacttgagagagagagagagaggttaggcactcaaaatcggctatagTATCTTTAAGATCACTAGTGTCCTCATTCTAGCCAAGGGattacatatatatagtgtagaattctaagggttatgtgtaaaccctaattcttacacttgggCTTGTAATGGACTAACACTACATGGATACttacataagcttagcccatcacTAATCAATCACGGATTATTagccaaacacacacacacacacacacacacacatatatatatatatatatttatatatatatatatatatatatatatatatatatatatatatatatatatatatcattgatttacacaatcaacccctgtaaatttaattagtcccttttgatcactaaactaattccaaattaattcttgatcaatactaattaaataatatgatttctcaattaatatattatacttataatatattaataaatcataaataacctctttctcaaatatccatcctatcagattgttctggtgaatgcaacccaaaatggaccatgctaatctcgggtcaagtacataccaattatagttatgggcttagactccTAATTCAACATAAAGCACTTGGGATCTAGAAGCACATCATCATTTTGCACcaattggaggtaaaaagctctgatCTTGATAAAGTTTTGCTTAGATCTTGGTTAGCCATGGATTGTGTTCATTTTAGTCACATAAGTTTGATGTATTTGAGTGTGGGTTACTCTAATTCATTTGAGCTGTCCTTTATGATGTTTTGGAGTGTTTAGAATCATAAAAATGTACTCTTGGTCCTTAGTTTCCCTCCATGCATGGACTAAgatgtcttaatgagttaagaagttAAGGTTTTTGGTATTGAGCAACTAATAGCCATGCAAGatcataaagttagaaactttgtGATTAAGGACATCATTTGAGGTCTGGATCTGGATTTTGGACCAAAGGGATTAAGGGATTAATCTCTTAATAGaatgagaagttggccgacacatacgttgggcgtatgctggagtacgctgcgcgtatgtGGTCAACAACCCGTTTTTGGTCAAACTTTTGAATACGCTAAGTGCacaagtttgacctaggggtatttttggtattttgaatTATAGTTGAGTTTGGTCATTTTTCAATGAATAGGTGATCAGTAGAGCTGATTTTTGAAGTAGTGTCCTGTTCAACTATATtttcagactgagaggtgagttttcctcactatacttgtgggtcgaaggtacTAATAATGGCCCACTAGGTTATATGCCCTGGTATACATGATATTGATatactgtagtgatctgttagatctatatcctggtatatatgaagttgctatgttgtagtgatctgttagatatgtatcttggtatataggatgttgctaagTTGTATTGATCAATTAGatctgtatcttggtatataggatgttccTATGTTTTAGTGATGTGTTAAATTTATATCCTCGTATATAGGATGTACTATGAAATAGAGATTTGTTGATCTGCCTGTTGCATTTtaactatttatatgtttatctatTGCATATGTTGACATAGTATGCTTTGGGGTTGAGGCTTTAATGTTATGTGTGTGACCCAACATACCAGGGGTAAtcctgttgggttatgagcataacatcattcctatggtgtacatgcaaccctaattgcttggatttAGGTTTTTCTAATTGGAACATATAactatgaataccaaagcaataaccctatgacTAGCATATAACTATTGAAATTGACATATAAACTAGTTAGAATGATTACCTcaacttgttatgtagtaataacaagaactccttgacctttgaaaacttagtgcctcaagtgttgcacctctaatggagtcacaaacactcttgcaacaagatgacttaggagaaggGAGGAAATCGGCTAAGGCTCTCTTGACAGACTTAGTGGCCGAAAATCCTTAGTAGAGGGTTCGTTATATAgctgtggctgctagggttttcaggtggaagCCCTAGTACTCGACTTAGGCAACAAGCAGCCCATGAACTCCTTTCCTTAGAGcccatggacgaattctataaggTTTCCATATAGAAATTTATCtgctccactctatggagtccatcatCCCATTTATgcagctatcaatgatttgcataaCAGTCCCTCAAttatttaatcaatctcttttgaccactaaattaattccaaattaatttatgataaatactaattaaataatatgatttccaaataatatattaatcttgtaatatattaataaaaccattttgagtaccaatttattattcatataataaattctactctctctcctcttgtcatcgtatcaagttgcatgagtgaaggctacccaaaaggaccatgctcataatcaaatcaagtacataccaaaaatagttatgggcttagacacataatccaacaaatccaacctgatggttgtggaccCGAGGGTATATCAGTTCAATGATTGATTGGACGTGTTGTATAGTGGCATTCTAGTTTGATGACTGATTGGGTTGGGGTAGTCCAGGCCGATGCTTGTGGACATGaaggtattccagtctgatgactgattagGCCTTGCATGCATGATTGTATATGCTACTTGTtggatggtggtactttgggggaactcaataatctttggcttacagtttcaggtacttcagatgaccgtggcaaggtgaaggcgtgatcgtatagATCCTTTGATGACATGTTTTGggatttctgttatattgatctTGGGGATATTTGTATTTATTACTTGGGTTTTTTATGGGTTTTGTTTAAAAACAAAGGTTTCTTCtgatttgaaaatgaaatttttattgtGATTTGGGGATGTTACAACTTTTCGAGCTTCAGCTGATTGTACACTCCACATCCTCCTATTCCTTCCTTAAAATTagtcttttataaaaaaaattatgaaagtTTCTCAGATCCTTAGTTTAATTCTGCAATCACCTGAGTGTTCATCCAAATCCCATATAACAGGGATCTGAGACCaactatttttaaattaaataaaacattatttctaggAAAAACAAGTCATGTAAACCATAAGTATCAAAATACAATTGTTCAAAAATCAGGGTATCACAAAATATGGAATCATGAAAGCTTCCAAGCAGAGTGTACACTCGAGCCTTCACTTTTCCGTGATCATTTGGAGTATCAGAAACACATTTAAATCCAAAAATGTAAGcatggagcttagtgagttccacaaaatatcacatacaacacaacatagTAAATAGCTATGGGTTATGAGCAACCCTGGGACTATGAACAATCATATGGGCTTACAACAACCCTATGAGTTATCAGCAACCGTAGAGACTATCAGTAGTCCTGGAGTTATCAACAAATCAATAAACACACATAACAATAATCATCAAATAAGACTCAGCTAGTCTAGCATTCACTCTACCATGTCATAGGTAATATAGTGAGACGACTCACCTTGAAAATAACAGGCTAAAACAACATTTATTTGATAGAAAAGATCAGAACTAAGACGCCTAAACATAATATAAGAGTACCCTCAGAGTCTACACCCTAAAACTCTTAAGTTGACCAAAGTTAACAATGGTCAAAAGTCAATGCTATGTCGTGGATACCTATTGGCTACGTTGTGGTAGCATTAAGACAAAATAGTCGCGAGGTTGATCGTAGCCACATCGTAACGGAAACTACTATGGATAggttaatgcattaagctcttaatccttcaaATTATGCACTCTGACT includes:
- the LOC111894295 gene encoding velvet complex subunit 2-like, with product MHHHSSLPTTTTHLHHRPLPPNPPITHQNHHPPQPSPPTSITHHHLSPSPITTTLTHFNHLSPPPATTTYQHPPRQAPFTTIITR